The Daphnia carinata strain CSIRO-1 unplaced genomic scaffold, CSIRO_AGI_Dcar_HiC_V3 NW_026452950.1, whole genome shotgun sequence sequence CCTGAACCCGCTAGACCTTGCGTCGAGACCATTCGAGGTACTGGGAATGGATTTCCTAGGGCCCATCCAGCCTCACTCTCTGCAAGGGAACAACCACATCCTCGTCATCACCGACTATTTCACAAAATGGGTGGAAGTCATCCCTCTACCAGACCAAACTGCCCTGACAACGAGTAAGGCCCTGATGgacaaaatcattttataCCACGGCCCCCAAGAGCAATTATAACCGACCGAGGATCAAACTTCACCTCCGAACTCTTCTCGTCGTTGTGTAACAAACTACAGGTCAAGCATCTGAAAACAACCGCTTACCATCCCCAGACTAACGGCCTCACGGAGAGGTTCAACAAAACGGTCGTTGAAATGTTACGGAAGTACATGGACCAAGGATTCCCGAAGTGGGAAGAAATGTTAGGGCCAGTGGCATTCGCCTACAGAAACTCCGTACACTCCTCCACCTTAGAGACACCATATTTTCTAAATCATGGTCGCGACCCTACGATGCCCATCGACCAATTCTTACCGGCTCCAACAACAAGCATCATCACGCCCTCCGATTACAAGAGCCAAACCATGCAACACCTGCATGAAGCCTTCCTCTTGGTTAAGGATAATCTAGCCCAAGCCAGAGAGCAACAGCGAGCCCAGTACGATAAACGTGCTAGGGAATATGACTTCAAAGTAGGAGATAAAGTCCTCCTCGACGTTAGGACACCGATGGCCGGCACCAGTAAGAAGCTTATTCCACGATTCGCTGGACCATACCGGGTTATCAAGGTGAACAGTAACCAGACCGTGGAAATCCAAGAGTGCCCGGGTAAACAGACGCAGCGAGTCCACGTGAACCGCATCAAGCCGCTGTACGAGTCCATGATCTGGAAGGAAGAGCCGACCGTCGACCACGCAGACCCCCGAAAACAGACCCCGGCCGCTAACCTCCCCGGCGAGTTGGAACTTCCAGTCCCAGCTAACGAAGAGCACACCGACCTCGACGAGACAGACCTCATCGACTTCCACGGATGGTCCCAGCCGATAGAAGGAGCCAGAGGAGAAATCTCAGTCCATGAGATAGCACCAGCGTCGACAACCCTAGACCCTCTCATCCCACTCACTCCCGCTATACCTCTCTTACCCGAACGCCACCCCGGACTCCGACCCCGAAACGTCCTTAGACCCCCACCTAACTTTGAATAATAGAAATTACGGTAGAATTAGAGTAGAAAACGTAACCCCGAATTTCGTGTATACCAGTGTACCCCCATTATTTCATTATCCTTTTGATTAAGTAGtgtagaaatttttttatatttcgcGTTCTCAAACCCCTGTCATGTCTTGTACCCCTAGATTTTTTGTGATGACCCTATTCGCCTTTTCGTCCCTTGTCCCCGCGGCTTCTTTCAACGTCAGCGTGTGCGATTGCGACAACGCAGTGAACCTAGGCTTCctggaaatggaagaagacGAGTGAGCGTATGAAGTGTCGCCCACCCCGCCAACGCCGGTGGCTTATGCTATCTACTCCTCGCTTCCAGAAGTCAAACGGTTCGCTGGACACATATGCAGCATGTGGGAAGTGACCACAAAGGTTTACAAAGACTTCCTGCAGTGGAACCAAGTGTCACACAGCCGCAAGCCCATCGAAGTAGACGCAACAACATGCCGACGGATGAGAGACTCGCGACAGTGCAGGGGAAAAGCCATGGACATCGTCGGCCCAAACGCTTTTGCCCTGGAAGGTTACCCGTTCGTAGAGA is a genomic window containing:
- the LOC130691140 gene encoding uncharacterized protein LOC130691140, which produces MDQGFPKWEEMLGPVAFAYRNSVHSSTLETPYFLNHGRDPTMPIDQFLPAPTTSIITPSDYKSQTMQHLHEAFLLVKDNLAQAREQQRAQYDKRAREYDFKVGDKVLLDVRTPMAGTSKKLIPRFAGPYRVIKVNSNQTVEIQECPGKQTQRVHVNRIKPLYESMIWKEEPTVDHADPRKQTPAANLPGELELPVPANEEHTDLDETDLIDFHGWSQPIEGARGEISVHEIAPASTTLDPLIPLTPAIPLLPERHPGLRPRNVLRPPPNFE